Sequence from the Larimichthys crocea isolate SSNF chromosome XXIII, L_crocea_2.0, whole genome shotgun sequence genome:
acttcAGTTCAAGCTAAATCGAGAACACCATTTAAATGTGAATCTTAACCACTTCACCTTCAATTAAAAAATGAGTTAAATTCTGTGAGTTTAAATACCCACTGTTATTAAATAGAATAGGTCAGTGGGTTAGTGAAATAAATAAGCACCATCATGCTTGGTGATGCATTGTTTTCACATGAATTTACTATAGCTTTAAATGGGGTTATTTTGCTCTTTCAGTGGTCTGTATAGTGTGTACTCAGATAAGtgactttttgacattttatctcTTTACATTCTTCCTGACATTCCTTGTGTCTTTACTATAGTGTCTACAAAttaatatttgtctttattcatttttaaatgattaactCTGCTTTGACTGAATCATACTCACCCCATTCCTATCACTTTCTGCAGTGCAAGCAGAATCAGTAGTAGTGTCTCCATTTCTGTCTCCTGAATTAGGGGGGTCTCCAATGTTACCTTGaagattgaaaaataaaaagtatgagaaaaaagggaaaattcTTTACAGCCTCATGACTTTAACCAATCAGAGCCATGAGTCATTAAACCATTCTGTATGAATTGAatacacattaataaaaaaaaccttgaaatgtATACATTATATggttatacatttttataatatctGACTCCTACTACAATTAACAAAAGGTGCACTTACCTTCGAACTGCTTAAAACTGTCCTTGGTTTTTTAACCAATATTAACACGTCCTTTTTTAACactatgtttctttttttgttctgtctgacAGTATGTGACACGATCCTCTGTGAAGATACTTTGCTTTATGGGTGGAGCGGAGCCCCAGATGCAGGGTTTTAAATGCGGGGGGTGACTCATGGGACGTACAGTAGCATCTGACCATGCTGCCATTGGATGTAAGTGCTAAGGTCACAGCTGGGAGAGAAGGCACTGGTCTCCAGACCTGTGACGGACACATCCTCTAACCTCGCCCCGTCAGACGTTACAGGACACTGTAGGTGATGGCGGGGGTGGAGGAGACTCAGCCACAGAATAAAGAGATGTTTGTCAGAGCCTAATCCCGTAAAGAGAGGCGTTTCAGGAAGGATGATGGGGGCATTTATTCAATGAACCATGTCAACAGACATGGGGACTAAAGGCTTTTAGACTCACCAATATCCCGAGTCTGACCTCCTGACCTGTGAGAAGGCTCAAACACAGCTGTCACCACAGAACACCTTAGCTAGACcccagaggagaggaaactcaTGATGTCACTAGGATTGCTTTAATGATAAGGCAAAATACTACAGTCACTTGTTAGTTCACTGCTTCATCAAGTGTGAGAGGAGTTTGGATAGAGAAGAAAGGTTTGGACATGTAGAAACAAGATTTCAAGTGGTACTTTGTGGTAATGCTAACATCACCATGCTAAAATGATCACAATGGCAAATTTGACAGCCACAGGAAAGGCAGGGCAGGGTAAGTATGGATAACACGCAGCAAAGGGCTCAGGTCAGACTTAAACCCAAATCCAGATCCAGGACACGGCCTTGGTACTTGCACTCTACAAACAACCAAGGTCACTATGCtaagctgaggctgatgggaatctttcattcattcatcacaaTTTTTAAGGTATTTGATAGCACTGGATGAATTTaaatttgacctgatgatggcactagatgaaaagttagGTGACGTTACCTCAATTCATCCTGTAAGATGTCTAAATGTCTGTAACAAATTTCatccaaaatacaaaatagttGTAGATGATTCACTAAAAACCAAAatggaaaagtcaggggatgaCCAAAGGCCGTAGGATACATCCTTTGAGAACCATAAACGTCTCCCACATCTATGACAGGAAAAGCTTTGCTTTGGTCGTTAgataaaaagtcaggggattacCAAGGTCAACAGGACTCAACCTTTAGGGATTTTAccaaatagttgttgagatatttaagtCTGGATCAAAGTGATGGACAGACATACATTGCCATAACTAGACCCACATATGACTGACAGAGAAATATAGAAATGGCAGCAATCTACATTGAAACTGATTTGCCCACAGTGTACATTCACTGGCATGCAGTCAGTTACTGTGTCAGCCCTGTGGCATTTTCATATATTCTGCCTCAATGTTGTGCCAGTTGATTCAGgtatacatgtgtgtaaaaataagagcaaagtaaaagtacatcaCATGTATTTACTTTTACAACAACCAGAGTGTAAGTtataaatcttttattttatcttttatttcacttgaGAGGACAAGGTTCATAATGGCCCCAGATTGTGTAGTGttgtaaaatgcaaaacatcaatcaaaatcaatgcacacagttaaaaaaaggttaaaacaaCTAAACACATCTAAATTATACACACAGTTTCTGGGTGATGCTAAAGTCCACACTATTCTGTTGTTGTGAAACATCTGAGCAGCTTCTCTAGAGACTTGTGTCTAAAAGATATTGCTATTACTAAATTTGAACAAAGGTAACATCTACAtgtgaatatattaaaatatatctgtCACTATATCATCATTGCATTGTAAATCCCCCTTAAAAAAAGGCTTAAGGCTTCAGGTTAGAGCTCCAATCTGCATTATTCTCCACGTGTCCTTgtccaaaataaatatttgacgTGTTGCTTAAACTATAACACTTGGAGCTGTTACCAAATAATATGTGATAAACTAGTTTAAAAATAGTCTTACCAAGGTTCCATTTGGGCCTCTTCTTTTTCTGACTtaaatttagctttttaaaaacataaaacgaCATCATAGAGAACTCAACAACAAGATCCCTGAACAACAccagacagatttaaaaaataacagtgCTTTGGgttatggtaaatggtaaaaCAAACTCCCTCACTTACTAAAATCACATGGACAGTACTGGATACTTATATAATATCACCCGAtgacttcttatttttttcttctattattcttctattttgtttatttagttttttttcttttcttttttatcttttacacaGTATGAGtagttttatatagtttttctgtcttctgtttcttcttatGTGAAATACTTTTGCCTTGTGGTTGAAAGGTgctgcaaaaatacatttatcttGCCTTCTACAGGATTATCTAAAACCTGCATCTGTTATTTCATCATGTTTATTACTCACTGTTGGCCAATCAGCCTTCGTCACTGCTAAGTAGGAGGTTAAACATTAGGAGCAGTCTGCATAAGACAGTCTTCTTTGATTGCTGAAACAGGAAGGACTGCACtgataaaactttttaaaaagtacttAGAGCAGGAGGACGACTACAGGTACAGTAgcttgatttgttttgcttctcATGATACAGAGCTGTAAATGTTTCTCAAGGAAGCATGGAATTATGTATGCAAATGCATGCATGTTATAAAACCAAATGTGTCAAATTGCATTAAGAACTTGTTAAAATTGACATTGGAGTTTATCCTGTACGTGTAGACAGTGCAGATAGATGCTTAGGGGCACAACTACTGGGGGGTGGGCACATTAACTTGGACTTATGTTGCTCACTCCTCACTTTGTATGGTGTTATGCTGACTGACTCATTCAGTTTTCACACAATGACCATGAGACTCAAGCAATTAACCCTTTTCACATGCTCACGGCACACATCCATTAACCTACAGGTTTATATTTCTCGCTTTCGTCTTGATGGTCTGAAGTGCTGCATGGTGCTGCTTGTCTGTCTCGTTGTGTCTGGTCTTTTGTGAACACGAGAGAACATGCCTGACATGGAGAATTTCCTGTTGTGTGCTtacatgtgtgaaaaaacaacCTCTAATCTTGACTTTGTCAGCCTGTTCTCATTCTCGTTGGAGCAGTGCCAATGACAAATCTAAAGCcaaataaaaagtgaagtgTCAAAGCTCATCCctcataaaaatattataattataattataatttccTGTATgcaaatcatcatcagtaaaTATTGAGGTAATATGTGTGACCACAGACCTTCTGACATGatgagaaaaatacaataaattcaaacaaaataataattcagttaagaactcttttcatctcttctgTTTCTAGGCTAGTTTGATAACAactagttttattgttttatgaaCAGAATGATCCTGCAGGATAGCTTTGTAGCTGTTCATTCAGTTATTTGCAGTGTGTAGCAATGTTGAATCTAATGGTATTATAGTGGAGGCTGATAATTTGTATCTGTGTTCCTGTGGATGAAGTAGGAGATGGGGGActgacacaataaaaaaagttaataacTGTGTATCCAGctgtgatgaaaaaaagaaagaaaggttaGCGAAGATTCCTATTTTTGATCTTTAGTTTATAAgacatcaaatataaaaactggTTGAGTAGAAACAGAGCTCTTCTTTCTGAAACAGAtccaatttttcttttttgttcgtTAAATTCATGCTGGATATCATTTTCTTATTATATTGCAGCCATGAGGCTTCTCTGTCTACTGCAACTGGTCTGCTTGGCTGGTTGTAGTACATCCAGATTAAGAGAGTGGGCTCATCATGGTGCCCCCATGTTTGCTGACCTCACAGTACGTGAGTTGAAAGCTGTCCGGGCCTACCTGCATGGTATTCCAGAGCTGAAGCTCACTGATGCCCGTAGCAATACGTTGAAGAAGAATAGCATCCTACTGATAGAATTACATCTGCCAAAGAAGCATGAAGCCCTGAGAGCTCTCGACCGTGGACAGGCTAAACCCACACGTCAAGCCCGTGTGATCATCCAATTTGGGAACCAGCCCAAGGCCAACATTTCTGAGTACATTGTGAGTCCTCTGCCATCCCCAAAGTCCCAcacaatcaagacatttaaggGTGATAGGCCTGTCAAGTTTGAATCGAGGCCTATTACTTCTGCAGAGTATCACCATATtactaacatgctcacaaagATAACAACTATTGCCCACAAGCTCCTTTTTGAGACCACAGGAGGGTTTTCCTTCACTAACTGCTCTGACCGCTGCCTGACGTTTTCAGACATTGCCCCCCGTGGGGTGGGTCCGGGTGAGAGGAGAAGCTGGATCATGTTGCAGAAGTTTGTAGAAGGTTATTTCATCCACCCAGTTGGGTTTGAGATATTGATCAATCACCAGGACCTGGATCCAGAAAACTGGACTGTTGAGAAGGTCTGGTACAACAGTATGTACTTTGACAGTGTTGAGGAACTGATAGCAAAATATGAATCAGGAGATGTGGAGAAGATCAAACTGCCTGACCATGACGACAGTGACCTCTTCTCCACCTACATTCCTCGGGGTCAGAGCAACAGCCCCACTAATATCCATGGGCCGAAGCTTGTGGAGCCCCAGGGGCCTCGCTATCATATTGATAACAATTTTGTTGAATATTCTGGATGGTCGTTTGCCTACAGAGTCCGCTCATCAGCTGGGCTTCAAGTCTTTGACCTCCGCTTTAATGGAGAAAGGATTGCCTATGAGATCAGCCTGCAAGAAGCTGTTGCCTTTTATGCTGGTGATACTCCGGCTGCCATGCAAACAAAGTACATTGACGCTGGCTGGGCAATGGGAACCTCAACCTACGAGCTGGCACCTGGAATAGACTGTCCAGAAATTGCCACTTTTGTTGACCTTTACCACTACTATGACACAGACAAACCTGTGCACCATAAAAATGCACTCTGTATTTTTGAGATGACCACTGCCATGCCTCTGAGGAGACATTTCAACTCCGACTTCCAGGGGGGATACAACTTCTTTGGAGGATTGGAAAACACTGTGCTAGTGATGCGGACAACCTCAACAGTTTATAACTATGATTACATCTGGGACTTCCTTTTCTACCAAAATGGGGTAATGGAGGTTAAGGTCAGTGCTACTGGATACATCCACGCCACTTTCTTTACACCTAACGGCCTTCACTATGGTACCAAGGTGTACAACTATGTGCTGGGTAACCTTCACACACATCTCATCCATTATAAGGTGGACCTGGATATTGCTGGTGAGTATGACAATACGGTACTTACCAAGTCAATTTTAAAACAGCAACTCTTTGTTGACTATTGACTATCTGTATTAAAAAAGGTTCAAACTCAAGATAAGTGGGAAAACCCAGCCCGGTATCCTATGAATTACAGCCATATTGAAATTTTATGCAACATACAATTTATGTACTTTATGTAACTTGGAGAACTTAAAGTGCTTTGAATTAGATTTAAAGCTGTGAAGGTGGTGAAAGTAGATGAAATAAGGCCACACTAAGCTTAACTTTGAAGTATTTTATTGTTGCCACTCCAGATAAAAATGCTTTTGGACTTTATCCTGTCATAAAGAAGTCTTGGTCTATTCCATCTGTGCAACTtttctgttgaaatgtgtgaTCAAGGCTATGCCCCATGCATATCACTAACTTAATCttgtaaaatctgttttctaCTACTTTTAAAGTGCATGTTTATACATCTTGACATGAACTTGTCCTGAAAGCTCTTTGTCCTCACTGTGACACAGGTCGAGAGAACAGCTTTGAGACTGTGGGTCTGAAATTTGTCAACTTCACGAATCCCTGGAGCCCGAAGAATTTTGTCGTCCAGTCCAAACTCCACAGGACAGAACACAAGACTGAGCGATCAGCTGCTTTCCGCTTTGGCAAAAAGTTCCCTCGTTATTTGCACTTTACCAACCccaatgagaaaaataaatgggGACACCAGAGGAGTTATCGTATTCAATTCAACTCACATGCCCACAGTGTTCTTCCAAGAGGCTGGAGAGAGGAAAATGGCATCAGCTGGTCAAGGTAATCTTTTCCCATTATGTTgctagaagaaaagaaaagtaatagTTATAACTTTGGGACAATATTTACCCCAGGATGACACTTGTTAGTCATTTTGTGGTTATATATTGTATCTTTGGACATGTTGGGATCCATGTGAACATATTTTTAGCACACAGTTTGCAGTGATTGACCCAATGGAGGATCAGTGGGATCAAATGGGTTAATCTCCGAATTGGTAGTTTGGTTAGAAAAAACAATGACCCACTTTTGAAATTACTTATTGGCAGACTGAGGAGTGTTGTTTCTCTCCATGAATCAGATTTCATAAACACTGATGACTGGTGGACTATCTCTCCTCAGATATCCTCTGGCTGTGACTCGCCATAAAGATAGTGaagcaaccagcagcagcatttacACCCAGAATGACCCCTGGGAGCCTGTTGTATCCTTTGAGGACTACATCCGCAACAATGAAGACATAGTCAACCAGGTACAGTAGTGAATATGAATCTTGATACATCTTCATTCCTTTTTCATGTATGTCACACATTTCCACAATATTCTTATAGTATGACAGTCAGAGGACAGTAGTTTTGTCCACAGTGATGATGATCACAAACCACTGTAACAGTTCAATGAGCATTTTTACTACATTATCTTTGAGATATGGCAAgtgtctcaaaaaaaaaaaaaaaagagctgcacGGTCCATTTTTACCGGTGCAAGAAGTCACAATTCACTAACAGATGGCTTCCTTTGTATTCCAAATGTGGTTTACATTTCGGGGGTGGTGGTGTTTTTCTGAGAGGTTACGTCAGTGGCTTACGTTTGCTCCCACACACGATCATGATAACTCACAAACgctgacattttcatttgtttgcacTTTCAAATAAGCAAAAACCACCTGTTATTTTCCTACTCCTACTCCTAAATTCTGATGTAATGTTTACTCTTTTGTGTGCAGGACCTGGTTGCCTGGGTGACAGTTGGCTTCCTACATGTGCCTCACTCAGAAGATATCCCCAACACGGCAACACCCGGCAACTCGGTGGGCTTCTTTCTCCGACCCTTCAACTTCTTTGACGAAGACCCTTCGTTGGCATCCAG
This genomic interval carries:
- the aoc1 gene encoding diamine oxidase [copper-containing] is translated as MRLLCLLQLVCLAGCSTSRLREWAHHGAPMFADLTVRELKAVRAYLHGIPELKLTDARSNTLKKNSILLIELHLPKKHEALRALDRGQAKPTRQARVIIQFGNQPKANISEYIVSPLPSPKSHTIKTFKGDRPVKFESRPITSAEYHHITNMLTKITTIAHKLLFETTGGFSFTNCSDRCLTFSDIAPRGVGPGERRSWIMLQKFVEGYFIHPVGFEILINHQDLDPENWTVEKVWYNSMYFDSVEELIAKYESGDVEKIKLPDHDDSDLFSTYIPRGQSNSPTNIHGPKLVEPQGPRYHIDNNFVEYSGWSFAYRVRSSAGLQVFDLRFNGERIAYEISLQEAVAFYAGDTPAAMQTKYIDAGWAMGTSTYELAPGIDCPEIATFVDLYHYYDTDKPVHHKNALCIFEMTTAMPLRRHFNSDFQGGYNFFGGLENTVLVMRTTSTVYNYDYIWDFLFYQNGVMEVKVSATGYIHATFFTPNGLHYGTKVYNYVLGNLHTHLIHYKVDLDIAGRENSFETVGLKFVNFTNPWSPKNFVVQSKLHRTEHKTERSAAFRFGKKFPRYLHFTNPNEKNKWGHQRSYRIQFNSHAHSVLPRGWREENGISWSRYPLAVTRHKDSEATSSSIYTQNDPWEPVVSFEDYIRNNEDIVNQDLVAWVTVGFLHVPHSEDIPNTATPGNSVGFFLRPFNFFDEDPSLASRSTVIVRPDKDGKPKVQRWTPEVVGHCVTDKPFFYNGTYAGV